TTTGCTCTTTCCAAGACCAGCCGATACTATTGGAAGGACTTTATGGCTGATTATTCAGAACAGGAACTGGAGCAGATCCGCTCCATCTTGGATCCTTTGAACAAGAATCCGGAATCTTCCGAAGATTTGAATCCTATGCTTTCCTCTTTCCGAGAGAAGATGGGATACGGTGTTCCTATATCTATCGGGGACGACGATGAGGACCAACCGGAAGAAGGATCCGAAGAAAGTTTCGATCTAGGTGACGACGAGTCCCCGGAACCTATCCAAAAGCCAAAGCCATTATCCTTTTCTGAAGACGATGATATCGATCTTGATGAATTATTAACTGAGCCTTCCCAAGGGGGCGAACCTAACGCTGATGCGGGAGAAGATCCTTTCGGGGGATTTGACGAAGCTCCTACATCATCCGACGATTTCGGTGATTTTGCGACCCCAGAGCCTGTATCCGACCCATTTGCCGACTCAGGCTTGGATGATTTTGGAGGAGCTTCCGAGCCGGAAGAACCTTCCGCAGGCCTGGAAGATTTCGGAGCTCCTACAAGTGAAGAAGATCCATTCGGTGGATTCGATTCCTCTCCTGAATTAGATACCCCATTCGACTCTCCTCCTAATGAAGACTTAGTTTCCTCCACTCCTAGTGCTGATCCATTTGCGGATTCTGATCTAGGAATGGACGATTTTGGTGCTGGAACTTCCGACTCTTCAGATGATCCGTTCGCTGGTTTAGGCGGCGGAGAAGAGCCAGGAGATTCAGGTCTTGAAGATTTCGACTCTCCTGCTTCTTCCGCTTCCGATGATCCATTTGCAGCATTTGATGCTTCCGGAATGGAAGATACTCCTGGAGACGAATTCGGATTAGAAGAAGGTGACCCGTTCGGTGCCTCCCCTGCATCCGGTGATTCTGATTTTGGAGACTTAGGCGGTTTCGATTCTGAACCGAGCGGCTCAGGAGATTTTGGCGGAGATGATTTTGCCGAAGCTCCTACAGATTCAGACCCATTCGCAGACTTCGCTCCTGTTTCCGGTGGAGATCATGATCCATTCTCAGATCTTTCCGGGGCAACTTCCATTCCGGAATCGGATCCATTTGCTGATTTTGCGACAGAACCTGCTTCCCAAATGGAAATGGAATCTGTTCCGGAATCTTCCGATTTTACAAGCTTCTCCCCTGATCTGGATTCAGACTCAGGAGACGAGGATCTTGGAGCAGACGCATTCGAAGAAGACCTACGTTCATTGGGTGGAGAAGATAAAGACGAAATAGATAAATCCCTCACAGACGAAGAACTTGCAATCATCCAGAGGGAAATACTTCGTTATCCTCCACTTTTACGTAGAACGGTCATTGAATCCATAGTCCAAGACCGTCTTTCTAAAAAGGCCCAAAGAGATCTATTAGAACTTATTAAAATAGAAAGTAGCCCCGAGGATATCGCCGCATTCTTATCATCCGCATTAGGAGTCACAGTCGCTCTTACGGATAGAAGCGGCGCTTATTCCGCAGACGGTGTTCCTATCATTTCTTCCGACCCTATCTATACAAGAGAAGGTGTATTAGAAAGAAGGAAGAAGATCCGCAGGACATTCTTCGCGGCGGCCGCAGCGTTACTGATCGGATTCGGAAGTTATTTCACTTATAAACATATCATTCTTCCTAGACAGGCCGCTCAAAATTACGAAGCAGGTCTGGAACAGATCCGTGAAATGGGAGCCAAAAGATTCGCAGGGACTTTAGGCGAAGAAGATAGAAAAAAATATCTGATCAGTATAGAAGATTCTTATGATAAAGGATTCGATATTGATCCTTATAATCTGAAATATATGAACCTGTACGGAGTGGAATACAGCCGTGCAGGAGAGTACGAATATTCCTTCCAAAAATTATTCGGTAAAATAGAGCCGGATCTTGGAATGGGAACATTAGATTCTTGGAATAAAAGAGAACAATCTCCTATGGTCCGATTGGCCCAAGGAGAATCTTGGAATGATAAAAAGCTTAAGACCAATAAAGGTGTAAACCAAGGGATAGAAGGCATCAAATTTCTCTTAGACCAGGAAAAAACCCCAAGAAAAGTTCTGATCGCTGGCGCATTCCTCGCGATGAGGCTGAAAGAAAGAACTCATGATAATAATACCTACAGAAACCTAGGCTGGTTCCATTCTCAGATCATGCCTGATTTTGCAGAGCCAACCGAAGGTAAAAAAGGAAGATATAAAAACGACGCGTTAGCTGTTGATTATTATTCCAAGGTATTCACCGACGGAGAAAGCCCTTATGATGAGGATTCTACCGCTGGTATCGCAAAAATATATTATAATAGAAGAGAATTCGGAAAAGCAGCATCCTTCTACAATCGAATTGTAGAAGCGAATCCTAAAAGTATTCCCGGCCAAGCCGGACTCGTTTCCACATATTTAGAAATGTGGAAAGAAAGCGGGGATCCTCAATTCGTTTTAAATCATCATCGTTTACTTAGGAATAATCTGGACATGGAGTCGGAA
The nucleotide sequence above comes from Leptospira dzoumogneensis. Encoded proteins:
- a CDS encoding tetratricopeptide repeat protein, whose amino-acid sequence is MADYSEQELEQIRSILDPLNKNPESSEDLNPMLSSFREKMGYGVPISIGDDDEDQPEEGSEESFDLGDDESPEPIQKPKPLSFSEDDDIDLDELLTEPSQGGEPNADAGEDPFGGFDEAPTSSDDFGDFATPEPVSDPFADSGLDDFGGASEPEEPSAGLEDFGAPTSEEDPFGGFDSSPELDTPFDSPPNEDLVSSTPSADPFADSDLGMDDFGAGTSDSSDDPFAGLGGGEEPGDSGLEDFDSPASSASDDPFAAFDASGMEDTPGDEFGLEEGDPFGASPASGDSDFGDLGGFDSEPSGSGDFGGDDFAEAPTDSDPFADFAPVSGGDHDPFSDLSGATSIPESDPFADFATEPASQMEMESVPESSDFTSFSPDLDSDSGDEDLGADAFEEDLRSLGGEDKDEIDKSLTDEELAIIQREILRYPPLLRRTVIESIVQDRLSKKAQRDLLELIKIESSPEDIAAFLSSALGVTVALTDRSGAYSADGVPIISSDPIYTREGVLERRKKIRRTFFAAAAALLIGFGSYFTYKHIILPRQAAQNYEAGLEQIREMGAKRFAGTLGEEDRKKYLISIEDSYDKGFDIDPYNLKYMNLYGVEYSRAGEYEYSFQKLFGKIEPDLGMGTLDSWNKREQSPMVRLAQGESWNDKKLKTNKGVNQGIEGIKFLLDQEKTPRKVLIAGAFLAMRLKERTHDNNTYRNLGWFHSQIMPDFAEPTEGKKGRYKNDALAVDYYSKVFTDGESPYDEDSTAGIAKIYYNRREFGKAASFYNRIVEANPKSIPGQAGLVSTYLEMWKESGDPQFVLNHHRLLRNNLDMESELPFYTLAKLASFYAAIDPEELRIKYNINPVDQVSGIEIEESAIRLLDTIYRKSMEDERTGVEIEGKDYAEGYYQRGKYYLSQKENSQARRFFEKAATLDPKHWLAVLELAEHSIRVGNFEEAKDLLKEAESRYENSERWFGSKDEDETLFEGNPARIHFDLGKIRYLLSAGLSDKDSLKEFPGRKIYPFRSRSESDGKSLSVLKEEEEKRNRRNELRNSLQEFAKVDSEEPKFDLIRKWRRELPASMLREMKFFKGWVEYMDSDFDKSLADWTGFEDKDEYYNPTLLMAKGNAFFYTGQTKTALGYFLRVKDDMEEKLPQMSSPKTEDPYHQEVYQTLTAAYNNIGACYETLSKKANAQESENYTAQALQNYWKAIETARKINEASEISLSNKDLLFKKEALKREPLLEDWVSPTLDSIKDLVRK